Proteins from a genomic interval of Acanthopagrus latus isolate v.2019 chromosome 7, fAcaLat1.1, whole genome shotgun sequence:
- the LOC119022547 gene encoding glycerol-3-phosphate dehydrogenase [NAD(+)], cytoplasmic: MAAPKKVCIIGSGNWGSAIAKIVGANAAQNSKFDTTVNMWVFEEMVNGRKLTEIINTDHENVKYLPGHKLPANVLAIPDLVEASSSADILVFVIPHQFVGKVCDTIKGKIKSDAVGISLIKGVDEGPDGLKLISDVIQEKLGITMSVLMGANIANEVADEKFCETTIGCKNKDHGALLKELMQTNNFRVTVVEEYDVVEICGALKNIVAVGAGFCDGLGFGDNTKAAVIRLGLMEMIAFARIFCTAGPVSSATFLESCGVADLITTCYGGRNRRVAEAFVKTGKSIEELEKEMLNGQKLQGPATAAEVYLILNHKNLIDKFPLFNAVYQICYQGHPVTEFISCLQNHPEHM; encoded by the exons GGGTTCTGCCATCGCCAAGATAGTGGGTGCCAACGCTGCTCAGAATTCAAAATTCGACACCACCGTAAACATGTGGGTGTTTGAGGAGATGGTGAACGGGCGCAAGCTGACTGAAATAATAAACACGGACCATGAAAATGTGAAGTACCTTCCCGGGCACAAGCTTCCGGCAAATGTG CTGGCCATCCCGGACCTGGTGGAGGCGTCCAGCTCTGCAGACATTTTGGTGTTCGTGATCCCGCACCAGTTTGTCGGGAAAGTGTGTGACACCATCAAGGGCAAGATAAAGTCCGACGCCGTGGGGATATCCCTCATCAAG gGTGTCGACGAGGGGCCTGATGGACTTAAACTCATCTCAGATGTGATCCAGGAGAAGCTTGGGATCACCATGAGTGTGCTGATGGGAGCTAACATTGCCAATGAGGTCGCCGATGAGAAGTTTTGTGAGACCACCATTG GATGTAAGAATAAAGACCACGGGGCTCTCCTGAAGGAACTCATgcagacaaacaacttcagagTCACTGTCGTAGAAGAGTACGATGTGGTGGAAATCTGTGGAGCACTAAAG AACATTGTTGCGGTCGGTGCAGGCTTCTGCGACGGTCTGGGCTTCGGGGACAACACGAAGGCAGCCGTGATCAGACTGGGCCTGATGGAGATGATCGCCTTCGCCCGGATTTTCTGCACTGCCGGCCCTGTGTCCTCGGCAACGTTCCTGGAGAGCTGCGGCGTGGCGGACCTCATCACAACCTGCTATGGCGGCCGCAACCGCAGAGTAGCAGAGGCTTTTGTGAAGACAGGGAAG TCCATcgaggagctggagaaagagaTGCTGAACGGTCAGAAGCTGCAGGGACCAGCAACAGCCGCCGAGGTCTATCTCATCCTCAATCACAAAAACCTAATTGACAA gtTCCCACTGTTCAATGCAGTGTATCAGATCTGCTATCAGGGCCATCCAGTCACAGAGTTCATAAGCTGTTTGCAGAACCACCCCGAGCACATGTAA